The following coding sequences are from one Ruminococcus flavefaciens AE3010 window:
- a CDS encoding family 43 glycosylhydrolase has translation MKKFNPRRAAASILVAAAVALPSLTASVTPLVSTPAAAASTVNNPIIWADVPDDDIIRVGDTYYMVSTTMFFSPGAPIMKSKDLANWEICNYVFDTYANGDVQNLKNGKHDYSHGQWATSLRYNEKKGKYYAFFGSYGSNKSYICSTDDIEHGEWSRVELNGMYHDASMLFDDDGRNYLVYGAGGTCNIKEFNSDMTGWAAGATERRLFKTNFDNLAGEGWHIHKINGYYYILGIAWPSGHGRLEFCYRSKSLNGNWENKTLLDSGLGSYGSGCAQGGIVDTPDGKWYGLMFQDHGAVGRIPVLVPVNWQNDWPMMGVNGKAPITLDLGATQGTDVAGDDSFDYTTNDLALEWSWNHNPDNSAWSVTERPGWLRLKNKNMASHLLNARNTLTMRTEGPACSSYIKLDASNMKAGDYAGLSAFQLKYGCIGVYVTDSGQKKVYMSVNGGNDVGTSSNKIVAEQNMSGDEVYLKVDFKFANVNSDGSSSNNIDKANFYYSFDGQNWSKLGQELSMTYDLKLFTGYRSGIYSYPTKSTGGYADIDFFEYDRTTWNGCNGSKVLSGTPVIIEPDENGYYFHNTFESGTDSWTGRGSASVTSNKTEAYDGSGSIACTGREASWNGASKSLSSSVFKAGEEYSFSTVVKYDEGPATQKFYLTLQYEADGEVQYDKIATIDELPKGEWVQLANTNYKIPEGASSLQMYVETDTDKYSFYVDEAIGAVAGTKIDGPKAAVTTTTTAPPVVTTTTTTAPVQDLKDVLNSKVSKWGDANGDGGVDMADVVIIMQSLANPNKYTLTEPGIFNADVSEAGGGITANDALAIQKYLLGTLDKLPESYSDNIKTVTTEAMTTKATTTSTTTTTTTTTTTAPKSNFNYNANLSYRANDQYLNQCSQAGKIVKESYNGINGNKSLNVYLPYGYDANKQYNIFYLMHGGGENENTIFSNDVKMQNILDNMIKNGELEPMIVVTPTFNGCPAPDGNMGAGTVWNEMRQSIIPFVEGKYSTYAGKDTSLDSLKASRYHRAYGGFSMGGGSTWNMLINNLDICAYYMPLSGHCWGGVEGIQKAIDKSGLSQREYFVLAATGDKDLAYNNMLGLINPLKQDTKHFTYSSDFSKGNFYFLVASSNDGIEKTHWWGYVRWYIYDALPYFFHEGQ, from the coding sequence ATGAAAAAATTCAACCCAAGGAGAGCTGCGGCTTCAATTCTTGTAGCTGCGGCAGTTGCGCTGCCTTCGCTGACTGCTTCCGTAACCCCTCTCGTAAGCACACCGGCAGCGGCTGCGTCAACTGTCAACAATCCTATCATCTGGGCGGACGTTCCCGATGATGACATCATCAGAGTAGGAGATACCTACTATATGGTCAGCACGACCATGTTCTTCAGCCCGGGTGCTCCCATTATGAAGTCAAAGGATCTGGCTAACTGGGAGATATGCAACTACGTCTTCGACACTTACGCTAACGGCGATGTGCAGAACCTGAAGAACGGCAAGCACGACTACTCTCACGGACAGTGGGCTACAAGCCTTCGCTACAATGAGAAGAAGGGCAAGTACTATGCTTTCTTCGGAAGCTACGGCTCTAACAAGTCCTATATCTGCTCAACTGACGATATAGAGCACGGCGAGTGGTCACGGGTTGAGCTCAACGGTATGTACCACGACGCTTCCATGCTCTTTGACGACGACGGAAGAAACTACCTTGTTTACGGTGCAGGCGGTACCTGTAACATCAAGGAGTTCAACTCCGATATGACAGGCTGGGCAGCAGGAGCTACCGAAAGACGTCTTTTCAAGACCAATTTTGACAACCTCGCAGGCGAGGGCTGGCATATCCATAAGATAAACGGCTATTACTATATACTCGGTATTGCATGGCCGTCAGGCCACGGCAGACTTGAATTCTGCTACCGTTCAAAGAGCCTTAACGGCAACTGGGAGAACAAGACTCTTCTCGATTCAGGTCTTGGTTCATACGGCAGCGGCTGCGCACAGGGCGGTATCGTTGATACTCCCGACGGCAAATGGTACGGACTCATGTTCCAGGATCACGGTGCTGTAGGCCGTATCCCTGTACTTGTTCCCGTTAACTGGCAGAACGACTGGCCAATGATGGGGGTAAACGGCAAGGCTCCTATCACACTGGATCTTGGCGCAACTCAGGGTACAGACGTAGCAGGCGATGACAGCTTCGACTATACAACAAACGACCTTGCTCTGGAGTGGTCATGGAACCACAACCCCGACAATTCGGCATGGTCTGTTACAGAGCGTCCCGGCTGGCTCCGTCTGAAGAACAAGAACATGGCTTCACATCTGCTCAACGCAAGAAATACTCTTACAATGCGTACAGAGGGTCCTGCGTGCAGCAGCTACATAAAGCTTGATGCTTCCAACATGAAGGCAGGCGACTATGCAGGTCTTTCAGCATTCCAGCTCAAATACGGCTGTATCGGTGTCTATGTTACAGACAGCGGTCAGAAAAAGGTATACATGTCCGTTAACGGCGGAAACGATGTAGGAACCTCCTCCAACAAGATAGTTGCCGAGCAGAATATGAGCGGCGATGAGGTTTACCTCAAGGTGGACTTCAAGTTTGCTAACGTAAACTCTGACGGAAGCTCCTCAAACAACATAGACAAGGCTAACTTCTACTATTCATTTGACGGTCAGAACTGGTCAAAGCTTGGTCAGGAGCTCTCAATGACTTACGACCTCAAGCTGTTCACAGGCTACCGCAGCGGTATCTACAGCTATCCTACAAAGTCAACAGGCGGATATGCTGATATCGACTTCTTTGAGTATGACCGTACCACATGGAACGGCTGTAACGGAAGCAAGGTCCTCAGCGGCACTCCTGTTATTATAGAGCCCGATGAGAACGGCTATTACTTCCATAATACATTCGAGAGCGGCACAGATTCATGGACAGGCAGAGGCTCTGCAAGCGTTACCTCAAATAAGACAGAGGCTTATGACGGTTCAGGCTCGATTGCCTGCACAGGCAGAGAAGCAAGCTGGAACGGCGCTTCCAAGTCGCTTTCTTCAAGCGTATTCAAGGCAGGCGAGGAGTACAGCTTCAGCACAGTCGTAAAGTACGACGAGGGACCTGCAACACAGAAGTTCTACCTCACTCTACAGTATGAGGCTGACGGCGAAGTCCAGTACGACAAGATCGCTACAATTGACGAGCTGCCAAAGGGCGAGTGGGTACAGCTTGCAAATACCAACTACAAGATACCCGAGGGAGCTTCAAGCTTGCAGATGTACGTTGAGACAGATACCGACAAGTACAGCTTCTATGTTGACGAGGCTATCGGTGCTGTTGCAGGCACAAAGATAGACGGACCAAAGGCAGCTGTGACTACAACTACTACAGCACCTCCTGTTGTTACAACAACCACAACAACAGCGCCTGTACAGGATCTTAAGGATGTACTCAATTCCAAGGTCTCCAAGTGGGGCGACGCTAACGGCGACGGCGGCGTAGATATGGCTGACGTAGTAATCATCATGCAGTCACTTGCAAATCCTAACAAGTATACTCTTACCGAGCCCGGTATCTTCAATGCTGATGTAAGCGAAGCAGGCGGCGGTATCACTGCAAATGACGCTCTTGCTATCCAGAAGTATCTCTTAGGTACACTTGATAAACTTCCCGAGAGCTACTCTGACAATATCAAGACAGTTACCACAGAGGCAATGACTACCAAGGCTACAACTACATCGACAACAACGACCACTACTACAACTACAACAACTGCGCCTAAGTCAAACTTCAATTACAACGCAAACCTTTCCTACCGCGCTAACGATCAGTATCTTAATCAGTGCTCACAGGCCGGTAAGATAGTCAAGGAGAGCTACAACGGCATCAACGGCAACAAGTCGCTGAATGTTTATCTCCCATACGGCTACGACGCAAACAAGCAGTATAACATCTTCTACCTCATGCACGGCGGCGGAGAGAACGAGAATACAATATTCAGCAACGATGTCAAGATGCAGAATATCCTTGACAATATGATCAAGAACGGCGAGCTGGAGCCAATGATCGTTGTAACGCCTACATTCAACGGCTGTCCCGCTCCTGACGGAAATATGGGCGCAGGCACAGTATGGAACGAGATGCGCCAGAGCATTATCCCATTCGTTGAGGGCAAGTACTCCACATATGCAGGAAAGGATACTTCACTTGACAGCCTGAAGGCTTCAAGATATCACCGTGCATACGGCGGATTCTCAATGGGCGGCGGTTCTACATGGAACATGCTTATAAATAACCTTGACATCTGCGCATACTATATGCCGCTGTCAGGTCACTGCTGGGGCGGTGTAGAGGGCATTCAGAAAGCTATCGACAAGTCAGGTCTCAGCCAGAGAGAGTATTTCGTACTTGCAGCTACAGGCGACAAGGATCTTGCATACAACAATATGCTGGGACTTATCAATCCGTTAAAGCAGGATACAAAGCACTTCACATACAGCTCTGACTTCTCAAAGGGCAACTTCTACTTCCTCGTTGCAAGCAGCAACGACGGTATCGAAAAGACCCATTGGTGGGGTTATGTAAGATGGTACATCTACGATGCACTTCCGTATTTCTTCCATGAGGGTCAGTAA
- a CDS encoding CD1247 N-terminal domain-containing protein: protein MKLTEKMSYLQGLIDGLEIDSSTKEGKALIQMSEVMSELVLYVEDLQSQVDELTELCDILDEDLGAVEDDFYDEDYDCDDCDECDDDDWDDEDDEFDFDDDDDELYEITCPTCGDTILLDEGMIEEGSMNCPNCDELLEFDYDDLTIEDFEDKAEEEPEKK from the coding sequence ATGAAGCTTACCGAGAAAATGTCATATTTACAGGGACTTATCGACGGTCTTGAGATCGATTCTTCCACTAAGGAGGGAAAGGCTCTTATCCAGATGTCAGAGGTAATGTCAGAGCTGGTGCTCTACGTTGAGGACCTCCAGTCACAGGTGGACGAGCTCACAGAGCTTTGCGATATACTTGACGAGGATCTGGGAGCAGTTGAGGACGACTTCTATGACGAGGACTATGACTGCGACGACTGTGATGAGTGTGACGATGATGATTGGGACGACGAGGACGATGAGTTCGACTTCGACGATGATGACGATGAGCTTTATGAGATCACATGTCCTACCTGCGGAGATACCATTCTCCTTGACGAGGGCATGATCGAAGAGGGTTCCATGAACTGCCCTAACTGTGATGAGCTCCTTGAGTTTGATTACGACGATCTTACTATCGAGGACTTCGAGGACAAGGCAGAAGAAGAGCCTGAAAAGAAGTAA
- the efp gene encoding elongation factor P, with translation MISAGDFRNGVTFELDGQVVQVIEFQHVKPGKGAAFVRTKYKNVITGSVVETSFNPTAKFPTAYVERKDMQYSYNDGDLYYFMDLETYEQVPISASILGDSFKFVKEEMICKILSYKGNVFGVEPPNFVELKVTQTDPGFKGDTATNATKPATLETGAEIKVPLFIDEGEVIQVDTRTGEYMSRA, from the coding sequence ATGATTTCAGCAGGAGATTTCAGAAACGGCGTTACCTTTGAGCTTGACGGACAGGTAGTTCAGGTTATTGAATTCCAGCACGTTAAGCCAGGTAAGGGAGCTGCTTTTGTAAGAACAAAATATAAGAATGTTATCACAGGTTCAGTTGTTGAAACTTCTTTCAACCCAACAGCTAAGTTCCCTACAGCTTACGTTGAGAGAAAGGATATGCAGTACAGCTACAACGACGGTGACCTTTATTACTTCATGGACCTTGAGACATATGAGCAGGTTCCGATAAGCGCTTCTATCCTCGGCGACAGCTTCAAGTTCGTTAAGGAAGAAATGATCTGTAAGATCCTTTCATACAAGGGCAACGTATTCGGCGTTGAGCCGCCTAACTTCGTTGAGCTGAAGGTCACACAGACAGACCCCGGCTTCAAGGGCGATACAGCTACAAACGCTACAAAGCCTGCTACACTTGAGACAGGTGCAGAGATCAAGGTTCCTCTCTTCATCGACGAGGGCGAGGTTATCCAGGTCGACACAAGAACAGGCGAGTATATGTCAAGAGCATAA
- a CDS encoding aminopeptidase P family protein: MTRLEKLFEVFDGADCVLITSDINRRYFTGMKSSAGVVLAFPEKAYLLIDFRYIEKARATVKDAEVIEMKKLYPQIMELLNKHGAKTIAIESETMTVKELHAYEHFFTQHEFIHNDSLSNAIATLRMTKDAEEIEYISKAQAIAEKAFDELLGFIKVGVTEREIALELNRLLYAYGAEDLSFDTIVLAGANTSMPHGVPSEKKVESGEFVLMDFGAVYNGYHSDMTRTVCVGEPTDEMKQVYDIVLQAQLAGIEAAKAGVMGNDLDKVSRDIIEQAGYGSCFGHSLGHGVGMEIHEKPNASPNYKLPLNEGAVVTVEPGIYIAGKFGVRIEDFVILTENGCKNLTKTAKNLISL, encoded by the coding sequence ATGACCAGATTAGAAAAGCTTTTTGAGGTGTTTGACGGGGCGGACTGCGTCCTCATAACATCTGACATAAACCGCAGATATTTCACGGGCATGAAGTCCTCGGCGGGAGTAGTCCTTGCCTTTCCTGAAAAGGCATATCTGCTTATAGACTTCCGCTATATCGAAAAGGCGAGGGCTACAGTCAAGGACGCTGAGGTGATCGAGATGAAGAAGCTCTATCCTCAGATAATGGAGCTGCTGAATAAGCACGGCGCAAAGACTATCGCCATTGAGTCCGAGACCATGACAGTCAAGGAGCTCCACGCTTACGAGCATTTCTTCACTCAGCATGAGTTCATACATAACGATTCTCTCAGCAACGCTATTGCGACACTGAGAATGACCAAGGACGCTGAGGAGATAGAGTACATCAGCAAGGCTCAGGCGATTGCAGAGAAAGCCTTTGATGAGCTTCTTGGTTTTATCAAGGTGGGCGTCACCGAGCGTGAGATAGCTCTTGAGCTGAACCGTCTGCTGTATGCCTACGGTGCGGAGGACTTGTCATTTGACACTATAGTTCTTGCAGGAGCTAATACGTCCATGCCTCACGGTGTGCCCTCGGAAAAAAAGGTGGAGAGCGGCGAGTTCGTACTCATGGACTTCGGCGCGGTATATAACGGCTACCACAGCGATATGACCAGAACGGTCTGCGTGGGTGAGCCCACTGACGAGATGAAGCAGGTCTACGATATCGTATTGCAGGCTCAGCTGGCAGGCATTGAAGCAGCTAAGGCAGGTGTTATGGGAAATGACCTTGACAAGGTGTCCCGCGATATCATTGAGCAGGCAGGCTACGGCAGCTGCTTCGGACACTCTCTCGGTCACGGCGTCGGCATGGAGATACACGAAAAACCCAATGCATCGCCCAATTACAAGCTGCCTCTCAATGAGGGAGCTGTCGTTACAGTTGAGCCGGGTATCTACATTGCAGGCAAGTTTGGTGTGAGAATAGAAGATTTTGTCATTTTAACTGAAAACGGCTGTAAAAACTTGACAAAAACTGCAAAAAATCTCATATCTTTATAA
- the aroQ gene encoding type II 3-dehydroquinate dehydratase, which yields MIKKILVIHGPNLNLLGEREPGIYGDANIDTLNSNIIDRAKAEGLECEIFQSNHEGAIIDKLHAARKTFDGVIINAGAYTHYSYAIRDAIAAIKIPVIEVHISNVFARDEFRSNSVIAPVCKGSISGFGFGSYYLAVQALAEL from the coding sequence ATGATAAAGAAAATACTTGTAATACACGGTCCGAACCTTAATCTGCTGGGAGAGCGCGAGCCCGGTATATACGGCGACGCTAACATTGATACTCTCAACAGCAATATCATCGACCGCGCAAAGGCAGAGGGGCTGGAGTGCGAGATATTCCAGTCCAACCATGAGGGAGCTATCATTGACAAGCTCCACGCAGCAAGAAAGACATTTGACGGCGTTATCATCAACGCAGGAGCTTACACACACTACAGCTACGCTATCCGCGACGCTATCGCAGCTATCAAGATACCCGTTATAGAAGTACATATCAGCAACGTTTTCGCACGCGACGAATTCCGCTCCAACTCCGTTATCGCTCCCGTATGCAAGGGAAGTATAAGCGGCTTTGGCTTCGGAAGCTACTATCTTGCAGTTCAGGCTCTTGCAGAGCTGTGA
- a CDS encoding YqeG family HAD IIIA-type phosphatase, protein MGIRHKITKTDVDFAFRKTVNISPEFLKKQGIKGLILDVDNTLTTHDHPVPAKGIREWLDKMKKNGIKLIIVSNNNAERVKPFAAPLGLDFVSDSGKPLKRGYKAAMKKMGLSSAETAAVGDQLFTDVWGANFAGVKMLYVEPMEPEPKSKRFIRFKRVLEKPFLPKKFVDDTKEKL, encoded by the coding sequence TTGGGAATCAGACACAAAATTACAAAGACCGACGTGGATTTTGCGTTCAGGAAAACAGTGAATATCTCTCCTGAATTTCTGAAAAAGCAGGGCATAAAGGGACTCATACTCGATGTTGACAATACGCTCACAACTCACGACCACCCTGTGCCTGCAAAGGGCATAAGGGAGTGGCTGGACAAAATGAAGAAAAACGGCATAAAGCTTATAATAGTATCGAATAACAACGCTGAGCGAGTAAAGCCCTTTGCGGCCCCGCTGGGACTGGACTTCGTAAGCGACAGCGGCAAGCCGCTGAAAAGGGGATACAAGGCAGCCATGAAGAAAATGGGGCTTTCCTCCGCGGAGACAGCCGCAGTGGGCGACCAGCTCTTTACGGATGTGTGGGGAGCCAACTTCGCAGGAGTGAAGATGCTCTACGTTGAGCCTATGGAGCCCGAGCCGAAGAGCAAGCGGTTCATACGCTTCAAGAGAGTGCTTGAAAAGCCCTTTCTTCCGAAAAAATTTGTCGACGATACAAAGGAGAAATTATGA
- the rpsU gene encoding 30S ribosomal protein S21: MAEVRVGKNESLDTALKRFKRSCAKDGVIAEVRKREHYEKPSVKRKKKSEAARKRKY; this comes from the coding sequence GTGGCAGAAGTTCGTGTTGGCAAAAACGAGTCTTTAGATACAGCTCTTAAAAGATTTAAGAGATCATGTGCAAAGGACGGCGTAATTGCTGAGGTTCGTAAGAGAGAACACTACGAGAAGCCTTCGGTAAAGCGTAAGAAGAAGTCTGAGGCAGCTCGTAAGCGTAAGTATTGA
- the leuS gene encoding leucine--tRNA ligase — MSRYDFTSVEAKWQKYWEEHETFKTDVWDFSKPKFYALDMFPYPSGVGLHAGHPEGYTATDIVSRMKRMQGYNVLHPMGYDSFGLPAEQYAVNTGNHPNGFTQENIKTFSKQLKELGFDYDWSKMIATSDPEFYKWTQWIFKQLYKDGYAKYIDMPVNWCEVLGTVLSNDEVIDGKSERGGFPVVRKNMKQWVIDQPAFAEKLLEGLDEIDWPESTKAIQRNWIGKSTGVEVEFDIVGGGKFSIFTTCIETIYGITFMVLAPDGAITESLLDRVQNREEVEAYIAETKKKNDMDRTELNKTKSGCELKGVTCINPVNGKEVRMFIGDFVLASYGTGAVMAVPSHDQRDFEYAVAHNIDMIQVIDGKDGHIDVSEAAMEKTEYLGKGYKLVNSEEFTGLTVEEAKEAITQKLEKMGRAKRTVNYHFREWIFARQRYWGEPVPIVHGEDGEIHALDDSELPLILPELDDYKGKNGKAPLENATEWKKYDKNGIKGTRETSTMPGSAGSSWYYFRYIDPHNDKEFANQELLKHWMPVDLYIGGPEHAVGHLIYSRIWNRYLYDKGLAPTKEPFKKLVHQGMILGENGIKMGKRFPEFVVNPSDIVRDYGADTLRLYEMFMGPLEVSKPWSKNGVEGAKRFIQRVWNFFTEAENLTADNDGALTKVYHQTVKKVTNDFEKLAFNTAISQMMIFVNEVYKNGKCPREYAEGLIKMLSCITPHMGEEIWSILGHSDTIAFESWPVYDEELCKEDTIEIVVQVNGKVKAKLNIVADEDKDKVMEMAMSDDKVKESIDGKTIVKQIYVPNKLVNIVAK; from the coding sequence ATGAGCAGATATGATTTCACATCTGTTGAAGCCAAATGGCAGAAATACTGGGAAGAACACGAGACCTTCAAGACCGATGTATGGGATTTCAGCAAGCCTAAGTTCTATGCGCTGGATATGTTCCCTTATCCGTCGGGAGTAGGTCTCCACGCAGGCCACCCCGAGGGCTATACAGCTACTGATATAGTTTCACGTATGAAGCGTATGCAGGGCTATAATGTTCTCCACCCAATGGGCTACGACTCATTCGGACTTCCCGCAGAGCAGTATGCTGTAAATACAGGAAATCACCCCAACGGCTTTACTCAGGAGAATATCAAGACCTTTTCAAAGCAGCTCAAGGAGCTGGGCTTTGACTATGACTGGTCAAAGATGATAGCTACATCAGACCCTGAGTTCTACAAGTGGACTCAGTGGATATTCAAGCAGCTCTACAAGGACGGCTACGCTAAGTACATCGATATGCCCGTTAACTGGTGCGAGGTGCTGGGAACAGTTCTCTCCAACGACGAGGTAATCGACGGCAAGTCCGAGCGCGGCGGCTTCCCCGTAGTAAGAAAGAACATGAAGCAGTGGGTAATCGACCAGCCTGCATTTGCCGAGAAGCTCCTTGAGGGACTTGACGAGATCGACTGGCCAGAGTCCACAAAGGCTATACAGCGCAACTGGATAGGCAAGTCCACAGGTGTTGAGGTAGAATTCGACATTGTAGGCGGCGGAAAGTTCTCTATCTTCACTACATGTATCGAGACTATCTATGGTATCACATTCATGGTTCTCGCTCCCGACGGAGCTATCACAGAGAGCCTTCTCGACCGTGTTCAGAACAGGGAAGAGGTTGAGGCTTATATTGCCGAGACAAAGAAGAAGAACGACATGGACCGCACCGAGCTCAACAAGACCAAGTCAGGCTGCGAGCTCAAGGGCGTAACATGTATAAATCCCGTAAACGGCAAGGAAGTCCGCATGTTCATCGGAGACTTCGTACTTGCGAGCTACGGTACAGGTGCAGTTATGGCAGTTCCAAGCCACGACCAGCGTGACTTTGAGTATGCCGTAGCTCATAACATAGACATGATACAGGTAATCGACGGCAAGGACGGTCACATCGACGTTTCCGAAGCCGCTATGGAAAAGACCGAGTACCTCGGCAAGGGCTATAAGCTCGTAAACTCCGAGGAGTTCACAGGTCTTACCGTTGAGGAAGCAAAGGAAGCTATCACACAGAAGCTTGAAAAAATGGGCAGAGCAAAGCGCACTGTCAACTATCACTTCCGTGAGTGGATATTCGCACGTCAGCGCTACTGGGGCGAGCCCGTTCCGATAGTTCACGGTGAGGACGGCGAGATACATGCTCTCGACGACAGCGAGCTCCCGCTGATACTCCCCGAGCTTGATGACTACAAGGGCAAGAACGGCAAGGCTCCTCTTGAAAATGCTACAGAGTGGAAGAAGTACGACAAGAACGGCATCAAGGGCACACGCGAGACTTCGACTATGCCCGGAAGCGCAGGTTCAAGCTGGTACTACTTCAGATATATCGATCCGCACAACGACAAGGAGTTCGCAAATCAGGAGCTCCTGAAGCACTGGATGCCTGTAGACCTCTACATCGGCGGTCCCGAGCACGCAGTAGGACACCTTATCTACTCACGTATCTGGAACAGATACCTTTACGATAAGGGCTTGGCACCTACAAAGGAGCCTTTCAAGAAGCTTGTACATCAGGGCATGATACTCGGTGAGAACGGCATCAAAATGGGCAAGCGTTTCCCGGAGTTCGTTGTAAACCCGTCTGATATCGTAAGAGATTACGGTGCAGATACTCTCCGTCTTTACGAGATGTTCATGGGACCTCTCGAGGTAAGCAAGCCATGGAGCAAGAACGGTGTTGAGGGTGCAAAGAGATTTATCCAGAGAGTATGGAACTTCTTCACTGAGGCTGAGAACCTTACCGCCGACAACGACGGTGCTCTCACAAAGGTATACCACCAGACAGTCAAGAAGGTAACAAACGACTTTGAGAAGCTGGCATTCAATACAGCTATCAGCCAGATGATGATATTCGTAAACGAGGTATACAAGAACGGTAAGTGCCCGAGAGAGTATGCCGAGGGACTTATCAAGATGCTGTCATGCATCACACCTCACATGGGCGAGGAGATATGGAGCATCTTGGGTCACAGCGATACAATTGCATTTGAGAGCTGGCCTGTATACGACGAGGAGCTCTGCAAGGAGGATACTATCGAGATCGTCGTACAGGTAAACGGCAAGGTAAAGGCAAAGCTCAATATCGTTGCCGATGAGGACAAGGACAAGGTTATGGAAATGGCTATGTCCGATGACAAGGTCAAGGAGTCTATCGACGGCAAGACTATAGTCAAGCAGATATATGTACCAAATAAACTTGTTAATATTGTTGCAAAATAA
- the rsfS gene encoding ribosome silencing factor, giving the protein MTEQEKLELIIKTLDSKRGEDIQAIKISDLTILADYFVIVNGTSNTHARTLADEVEFVLSQKGIEPQRREADTGNTWIILDYADIIVHVFYKETRNFYKLEGLWADGEQIDISSLITKE; this is encoded by the coding sequence ATGACCGAACAGGAAAAACTTGAACTTATCATAAAAACTCTCGACAGCAAAAGAGGCGAGGATATTCAGGCAATAAAAATATCCGACCTTACCATACTTGCAGATTATTTCGTAATAGTAAACGGTACCAGCAATACCCATGCAAGGACCCTTGCGGATGAAGTGGAGTTCGTCCTTTCACAGAAGGGCATAGAGCCCCAGCGCCGTGAGGCTGATACGGGCAATACATGGATAATCCTTGATTATGCCGATATAATCGTTCATGTGTTCTACAAGGAAACACGAAACTTCTACAAGCTTGAAGGCTTATGGGCTGACGGCGAGCAGATTGACATCAGCAGCCTTATAACCAAGGAGTGA